Genomic DNA from Mycolicibacterium helvum:
GACGACCTGTGGCTCAACGAGTCGTTCGCGACGTTCGCCTCGGTGCTGTGCCAGGCCGAGGCCACCGAGTATGACCAGGCGTGGACGACGTTCGCCAACGTGGAGAAGTCCTGGGCCTACCGCCAGGACCAACTGCCCTCGACCCATCCGGTCGCCGCTGATATCCCCGACCTGCACGCCGTCGAGGTCAACTTCGACGGCATCACCTACGCCAAGGGCGCCAGCGTGCTCAAACAGCTCGTCGCCTACGTCGGGCTGGAGCACTTCCTGGCCGGGCTGCGCGACTACTTCGCCGCGCATGCCTTCGACAACGCGACGTTCGACGATCTGCTGGGCGCGCTGGAGAAGGCCTCGGGCCGCGACCTGTCGGACTGGGGTCGGCAGTGGCTCAAGACCACCGGGCTGAACACGCTGCGCGCCGATTTCGACGTCGACGCCGACGGCCGCTTCACCCGGTTTGCGATCGCCCAGGGCGGTGCGGCACCTGGCGCAGGCGAGACCCGCGTGCACCGGCTTGCGGTCGGCATCTACGACGACGATCCGACGACGGGCAAGCTGGTGCGGGTGCACCGCGAGGAGCTCGATGTGTCGGGTCCTCTCACCGAAGTCCCTGCACTACAGGGAGTTTCGCGCGGCAAGTTGATCCTGGTCAACGACGACGACCTGACCTACTGCTCGCTGCGGCTCGACGAGCTGTCGCTGCGGACGGCACTGAGCCGCATCGCCGACATCGAGGAGCCGCTGCCCCGCACGCTGGTGTGGTCGGCGGCGTGGGAGATGACCCGCGACGCCGAGCTGAAGGCCCGCGACTTCGTGGCACTGGTGATGAGTGGCATTCAGGCCGAGTCCGAGGTCGGGGTGGCCCAGCGGCTGCTGCTGCAGGCGCAGACCGCGCTGAACTCCTACGCCGACCCGGCGTGGGCGTGCGCCAACGGCTGGCCGGCTTTCGCGGATCGGCTACTGGATCTGGCCCGTGAGTCGGCCCCGGGTTCGGATCACCAGCTGGCGTTCGTCAACGCGCTGTGCACGTCGGTGCTGCAGCTGCACCACATCGCGGTGCTGGCGACGCTGCTGGACAACGAGCCCGCCGAGGTGAACCTCGCTGGCCTGGTGATCGATACCGATCTGCGCTGGCGCATCGTCACCGCACTGGCTGCCGCCGGCGACATCGACGGCGACGGTATCGCGAGCCCGTTCATCGATGCCGAGGCACAGCGCGATCCGACTGCGGCCGGTCGCCGCCATGCGGCTGCCGCCGCGGCGGCCCGTCCGCAGCTCGCGGTCAAGAACGCCGCGTGGCAGGAGGTGATCGAGGACGACACGCTGGCCAATATCACCGCACGGTCGATCATCGGCGGGTTCGCGCCGGCCGGGCAGAGCGCGCTGCTGCAGCCGTTCACCGCGCGCTATTTCGAGGCGATCCCGGGGGTGTGGGAGCGCCGCTCCAGCGAGGTGGCACAGACGGTCGTGATCGGGCTGTATCCGTCGTGGGACATCACTGAGGAGGCACTGGCGGCCGCGGACACATTCCTGGGCGGGGAGCTGCCGTCGGCGCTGCGCCGGCTGGTCCTCGAAGGCCGGGCAGGCACCGAACGCGCGTTGAAAGCGCGCGCCTTCGACGCGGGCTGACTTCGCGCTGCAAAAATCGGGCCATGGCAGCCACCAACAGTCGGCGGGCCCGCGCAGCACGCAGGCGGACCAAGCGGGTCAAGGCCGTGGTCAACGACCTGACCGAGGCGCAGTGGTTGGCGATCAAAGCCGCCTGGAACGGCTGCGCCTACTGCGGCGCGACGGGTAAGCCGCTGCAGCGGGACTGCGTCATGGCGATATCGCGTGGCGGCAGGTACACGGTGGACAACGTGGTGCCCGCGTGCGGGGCGTGCAATGCGAGCAAGTGCAACGACGAGGTGACGGGGTGGCTGCGCCGCAAGCGGCTGGATGAGCGCGGCTTCCTCGAACGGTACGTCCAAATCCGCGCGGAACTACGGTGATTTCGGCGCGTTTTCGTTCGCTGCGCGAACGTTTCCGCGCCGAAATCGCTACGGGCGAGAGATCGCCGCAGACATCACTCGCACGGCACTGACCAGCCCGTCGATGAGGTTGCCCTCTTTGAAGGCCGACGCGGCCGCCGACACCCCGAGTGGAGCCGCCGACTCCGCGCCGCGGCCACGCACGTCCGCGCCGTAAACCACCTCGATCGCCCGCTGATCGGGCGACACGGCCAGCAGCACCGCATTGTTCGGGGTGGGAACGTCGGCGAGGATCTCGCGCGCGCGGTCCGCGGTATCGCTGCCCAGGTCGCCGATGTAGACGGCGAAGCGGGCCTTGGACTGCCGACTGCCGTACTTCAGCGCTTCGTCGAGCTCGACCAGCTGGCTGATCGGGAACGGGTAGTGCACCGACAGCTCGCCCGGCTCGGTGACACCCGAAATCCGTCCGCTGGTGGTCAGCGCATAGCCGTACGGCAGGTCGGCCGGATCAACGGTCGCTACCGTCCCGTGCTCACCACTTGCCACTTGCTTGACCTCCCACACTTACCTCGGCCGCACCGTGACCGTGATGGCCACCGCCCGGAACCACCTCGTCGACGGCCGCCCAGAGGATCGGCGCGTGCGTCCAAGGCTCGGACAACTTGTATGTCGCGGCGTGCTTACTCTTGCCAGGCAAGATCAGGAGGGCCAGGACGGCCGCGAGCCCAAACGGGATGCCCACGAACAAGCCGTGGATGACAGCTGCATTCACGAGGCAAACCGTAGCAGTCTCACGCCGCGCCCTCACCTAGGTAGCGCACCCAGGCCGGGTCGAGTTCCTTGATGGTGCACAACAGCCGCCAGTGCTGGCCCTTCGGCGGCATCGGCACCAGCCGCAACGTCCAGCCCAGCTCGGTCAGCAGCTTGTCGGCTTTGCGGTGATTGCATGTCGCACAGGCGGCCACGCAGTTCTCCCACGAATGCTCACCGCCACGGCTGCGCGGCACCACGTGGTCGACGGTGTCGGCCTTGGAGCCGCAGTACGCGCACCGGAACCGATCTCGGTGCATCAACGCAGCCCGGGTCATCGGGATACGCGCCCGGTAGGGCACCCGGACGAAGCTGCGCAGCCGGATCACCGACGGCACCACAATCGCCCGCGTAGCCGAATGGATCACCGGCCCGTTGGGGTCGTCGTGGACCACGTCGGCCTTACCGCACAGCAGCATGATCACCGCCCGGCGCATGGGGAGCGCCGTCAGCGGTTCGTAGGTCGAATTAAGTAACAGCACCCGGCGACGTCCCCACACTGATCCGTCGGCCGGGCTGGGTATGTGAGGGTCGGCGTGCAGGCTTGAGCTCGGTTGGGACCCGGTCGGGCCCGCCGCGGCGAGGTGACCGCGGTTCCGTTTACGCTGCGCCATTCGTCCTCCGGCAACCAGTGCACCACGGATTCGCGGCGATCGCACGGTTATTTGTGCGGTGTGCCCAGGTCAAATCCGTGAACATCGGGTGACGTCGGTGGCGGCCGAGGCGGATGTACACAATGGTGGGGTGACAGAGACTCAGGCCAACGGGGATCCGCAGACGTTTTACGACGCGGTGGGCGGCGCTGAGACGTTCCGCAAGATCGTGTCCCGCTTCTACGAGCTGGTTCGAGAGGATGAAGTGCTGCTTCCGCTCTACCCGCCAGACGAGCTCGACGGCGCCGAAGACCGCCTGCGGATGTTCCTCGAGCAGTACTGGGGCGGCCCGCGAACGTACGGCGAGCAGCGGGGCCATCCCCGGCTTCGGATGCGTCATGCCCCGTTCCGGATCGGCTTCCTGGAGCGCGACGCCTGGCTGCGCTGCATGCACACCGCCGTCGCGTCGATCGACTCCCAAACGCTCGACGACGAGCACCGCCGTGAACTCCTGGCCTATCTCGACATGGCCGCGCAATCGATGGTCAACTCCGCCTTCTAAAGGACGCCTGTGACCCACGCTGCTGGCGCCCCGTGGTGGGCGAACGCGATTTTCTACCAGGTCTACCCCCGCTCGTTCGCCGACAGCAAT
This window encodes:
- a CDS encoding HNH endonuclease, with the translated sequence MAQRKRNRGHLAAAGPTGSQPSSSLHADPHIPSPADGSVWGRRRVLLLNSTYEPLTALPMRRAVIMLLCGKADVVHDDPNGPVIHSATRAIVVPSVIRLRSFVRVPYRARIPMTRAALMHRDRFRCAYCGSKADTVDHVVPRSRGGEHSWENCVAACATCNHRKADKLLTELGWTLRLVPMPPKGQHWRLLCTIKELDPAWVRYLGEGAA
- a CDS encoding globin, with the translated sequence MTETQANGDPQTFYDAVGGAETFRKIVSRFYELVREDEVLLPLYPPDELDGAEDRLRMFLEQYWGGPRTYGEQRGHPRLRMRHAPFRIGFLERDAWLRCMHTAVASIDSQTLDDEHRRELLAYLDMAAQSMVNSAF
- a CDS encoding HNH endonuclease encodes the protein MAATNSRRARAARRRTKRVKAVVNDLTEAQWLAIKAAWNGCAYCGATGKPLQRDCVMAISRGGRYTVDNVVPACGACNASKCNDEVTGWLRRKRLDERGFLERYVQIRAELR
- a CDS encoding DUF5130 domain-containing protein, translated to MASGEHGTVATVDPADLPYGYALTTSGRISGVTEPGELSVHYPFPISQLVELDEALKYGSRQSKARFAVYIGDLGSDTADRAREILADVPTPNNAVLLAVSPDQRAIEVVYGADVRGRGAESAAPLGVSAAASAFKEGNLIDGLVSAVRVMSAAISRP
- the ctaJ gene encoding aa3-type cytochrome oxidase subunit CtaJ; its protein translation is MNAAVIHGLFVGIPFGLAAVLALLILPGKSKHAATYKLSEPWTHAPILWAAVDEVVPGGGHHGHGAAEVSVGGQASGKW
- the pepN gene encoding aminopeptidase N, with the protein product MALPNLTRDEAIERAALVTVGNYRIDLDLTSGEKTFRSTTTVEFEAVPGAATVIDLAADTVHSAVLNGVEVDVSGYDESTGIPLEGLAQTNVLVVEADCRYSNTGEGLHRFVDPVDSEVYLYSQFETADAKRMFACFDQPDLKATFDVTVTAPSHWQVISNGATSTVEENGKVKAHTFATTPRMSTYLVALIAGPYARWDDVYADEHGEIPLGLFCRSSLAEYMDAERLFTETKQGFGFYHRNFGVPYAFGKYDQLFVPEFNAGAMENAGAVTFLEDYVFRSKVTRYSYERRAETVLHEMAHMWFGDLVTMTWWDDLWLNESFATFASVLCQAEATEYDQAWTTFANVEKSWAYRQDQLPSTHPVAADIPDLHAVEVNFDGITYAKGASVLKQLVAYVGLEHFLAGLRDYFAAHAFDNATFDDLLGALEKASGRDLSDWGRQWLKTTGLNTLRADFDVDADGRFTRFAIAQGGAAPGAGETRVHRLAVGIYDDDPTTGKLVRVHREELDVSGPLTEVPALQGVSRGKLILVNDDDLTYCSLRLDELSLRTALSRIADIEEPLPRTLVWSAAWEMTRDAELKARDFVALVMSGIQAESEVGVAQRLLLQAQTALNSYADPAWACANGWPAFADRLLDLARESAPGSDHQLAFVNALCTSVLQLHHIAVLATLLDNEPAEVNLAGLVIDTDLRWRIVTALAAAGDIDGDGIASPFIDAEAQRDPTAAGRRHAAAAAAARPQLAVKNAAWQEVIEDDTLANITARSIIGGFAPAGQSALLQPFTARYFEAIPGVWERRSSEVAQTVVIGLYPSWDITEEALAAADTFLGGELPSALRRLVLEGRAGTERALKARAFDAG